From Salvelinus sp. IW2-2015 linkage group LG18, ASM291031v2, whole genome shotgun sequence, a single genomic window includes:
- the LOC111977468 gene encoding protein Wnt-8b: MFMHLEVCYYIFILMTHMTRSCFSWSVNNFLMTGPKAYLIYSSSVAAGAQSGIEECKYQFAWDRWNCPERALQLSTHRSLRSANRETAFVHAISSAGVMYTLTRNCSLGDFDNCGCDDTRNGQRGGTGWQWGGCSDNVGFGEAISKQFVDALETGQDARAAMNLHNNEAGRKAVKGTMQKTCKCHGVSGSCTTQTCWLQLPEFREVGNYLKEKYHRALKVDLLRGAGNSAASRGAIAETFSSFSRKELVHLEDSPDYCLENRTLGLPGTEGRECLKKGKNLNKWEKRSCKRLCGECGLAVEERKAELVSSCNCKFHWCCAVKCEQCRKTVTKYFCVKKGGQRGKNESAGSRKKNLRLRKKH; this comes from the exons ATGTTCATGCATTTGGAGGTCTGTTACTATATCTTCATTTTGATGACTCACATGACAAGGTCCTGCTTCAGCTG GTCAGTGAATAATTTCCTGATGACTGGACCTAAG GCTTACCTGATTTACTCCAGCAGCGTAGCAGCCGGGGCGCAGAGCGGCATCGAGGAGTGCAAGTACCAGTTTGCCTGGGACCGATGGAACTGCCCTGAGAGAGCCCTGCAGCTGTCCACACACAGAAGCCTCCGCAGCG CGAACAGGGAGACAGCGTTTGTCCATGCCATCAGTTCAGCAGGAGTCATGTACACTCTGACGAGGAACTGCAGTCTGGGGGACTTTGACAACTGTGGCTGTGATGACACCAGGAATGGACAGCGGG GGGGTACAGGCTGGCAGTGGGGGGGCTGCAGTGACAACGTGGGGTTCGGTGAGGCCATCTCCAAGCAGTTTGTTGATGCGCTGGAGACGGGCCAGGACGCACGGGCCGCCATGAACCTCCACAACAACGAGGCTGGACGCAAG gcGGTGAAAGGAACCATGCAGAAGACATGTAAGTGCCATGGCGTCTCCGGGTCCTGCACCACACAGACCTGCTGGTTACAGCTACCAGAGTTCCGGGAGGTGGGAAACTACTTGAAGGAGAAGTACCACCGAGCCCTGAAG GTGGACCTGCTCCGGGGGGCCGGGAACAGTGCAGCCAGTCGAGGGGCCATCGCAGAGACTTTCAGCTCCTTCTCTCGTAAAGAACTGGTCCACCTGGAGGACTCCCCAGATTACTGCTTGGAGAACCGTACTCTGGGTCTGCCTGGCACGGAGGGCAGAGAATGTCTGAAGAAGGGCAAGAACCTAAACAAGTGGGAGAAGCGGAGCTGCAAGAGGCTGTGTGGGGAGTGCGGTTTAgccgtggaggagaggaaggcggAGTTGGTGTCGAGTTGCAATTGTAAGTTCCACTGGTGCTGTGCGGTGAAGTGTGAGCAGTGCCGTAAGACGGTGACCAAGTACTTCTGTGTGAAGAAGGGGGGGCAGAGGGGGAAGAACGAGAGTGCTGGGAGCCGTAAGAAGAACCTGAGGCTGAGGAAGAAGCACTGA